Genomic segment of Paenibacillus polymyxa:
CATATTCCCGTAAATCCACTGCCCAAACTTTCATCTGACCAACGTTCTATCTTCATTCCGTCGGTTTCTATTGGAGGTATCTTTTTCATCCATAAACGCACCTGATCCGGGTCTCTATAGCGTTCAGTAATTTCCTGCAATACTGCGGATATCTTATCCTTCATTTCTCCCTTGACGGGTATCCAGTTGTCGCATGTATATGAAGTCGTCGTCATCCTGATACTCTCCCTCCGGTTTGGACCAAAGCTTCTTCTTCATTGAATGAACTAGCTTGAATGTTGTACATCTCTGCATATAATCCATCTAGTAGCATCAGCTCCCTATGGGTTCCCTGCTCAACAATTGTCCCATTATCCATGACCACGATTTTATGCGCCAAACGTGCCGAAGAAGTTCGATGTGTTATAAAAATTCCGATGCTACCCTTCATTAACTCTAGAAATAACTCCAGCAAATCCCTTTCTGCTACTGGATCCAAGAAGGAACTCGGCTCATCCAAAATATATACATCTGCCTGGCGCAAGAAAGCCCGAGCAATTGCGATTCTCTGCCATTGTCCTCCCGAAAGCTGGAAGCCACCCTCGAACCATTTTCCGAGTTGCGTGTCTAATCCTTCCGGAAGATCGGTTATAATTTGGTCTATAGCCGCATATTGAGCCGCACGGATGAGCTCCTTGTCCTCCTCCAAACGCTCTAGCGATCCAAACCCGATATTATGACGTGCTGACATTTCATAATGCATAAAGTCCTGGAACACGACTCCTATTTTATCCTGAACTTGCTGCAGATCATAACCCTGAACCGGAAGGCCATTAATCTTAAACACACCTTCATAATTAGAGTAAAGCTGCATCAGTACTTTCATAAGCGTTGATTTACCTGAACCGTTCTTTCCTACAATGGCTATGGTTTGTCCTTTACTCATGGTTAAATGAATATCACGTATAGAGGGAACCGTTTTACCCGAGTAAGTAAAAGAAACACCTTCTATAGATATTTGCTCAATACACAAATTTCCGTTTCTATCTCGAGCAGTCGGTAGCGCTTGTTCCTTTTGCTGCCGGACCGGGTCTGATGTGGGGAGCTGTAAAAATAAAAATAGCTGCTCCATATACAAATTATTTTGAGAAAATTGTACAATTCCCTGAATCAATGCCTGCATCTGGCTTTGCGTCAGCATAATTGCTTGAATATAGCCATATAAGCTACCTATTAAAATTTTCTTCTCAAAGGTCTCCCTAATAGCCACCCATACTACTCCCAACAACACAGCAAGCTCCAACAGACTGTACATAAAAGTAATTGTGACCCGTTTACCTAGAATTCGTCGGTCCTCTACAAAAAATCTCTGCAGCAAATCCCCATATCTCTTGAGCAAATAAGAACTCATATTAAAAATTTTGACCTCCTTGACTGCACGATCATTGGTCAACAGGTAGGTCATATACCAAGATTCTCGATATAACGGAGTTCGATTCATGTAGATTTCAAATTGTTCTTTGTTTAGCTTAAAAATAGAGTATACAGACACCAGAGAGATCACAAATAGAATGATGACCACCCACCATTTCCACAGAAAAATCAAGGTTGCGGAAGACACCATGGTGACCAAGCTGGATAAAATGCCCGCCATTTGCGTATACAGTTGATACGGCCGATAAGAGGCCTCTTGGGAGGCGCGCTTTAATTGATCGTTAATTTCCGAATTTTCATAATCGGCTAATCCTAGAGAGCTCGATTTTTCCCCGATCATCATATTCAAGGACTTGGACAGCACCGCTTCCAGTGTGCCTTCAACAAACGTTTGGCTCATGGTAACTACACTTTTCAGTACGTGAATCGCTATGAACAGACCAAACTGTAACATAATCAGGGAGATGCCTTGAGTGCCAGAGGAAACAATGCTGTTAAGCAGGTTTTGCATAATTATCAGTGTCAAAACAGGCATCAAGCCCTGAACAATATGCAAAAAAATGCTGGATACCATATACGTCTTATTCATACCAAATACCAACGAAAACAGCTTTAATCCCTGTCGTACAGACCTCCAGATAGTAGAAGACTCAAGATTGGTATTCGCTTGAATATCGGTCATTGTCGATTCCCCCGATATTGAACTAAACTGTTCAAAGCATGTCTGGCCATAATCATGATCTTCCGTTCTCGATCCCTGTCTATCCCGAGCAGTCGGTTCAAATGCATATGAATCACACTTAATACAATATCTTCTCTCGTGTTAGTGGATAACCCTTCCACTTCATGCTCATAGAGTACATGGATATACTGCTCTACTGCTCCTTTTCTTATGTTGAAAATACTCTCTATAGCCTGGAGGTTGGATTGTATGGAGTCTGAAGTTTCCAGATCAGATGCCATCCATTGTAAAAAAAACTTCCTTTCTTTGCGAAAATCCTCCAAATACTCTTTGACATCGAAATATCGATTTAGTAATTTAAACGCAGCCTTCTCATGGTAACCAAACTGATAAAGGAGATTGATAACACTTAAAGTGGCTATAATATCCGCTTCTAAGGAAACTTGGTTAAATCGAATGAGGTGTACAAGCTTAGCTGTTACCTCACTGTCGCAAGAAAACATTCTTTCCGCCCAGATCATGAGTTTACTCCCACCGTATCGCTCTATTTCGGGCTCATACGTGTCGATGACCACTCTGGCTATCATCCCTTCATGCAGGAGCCTCTCTGTCCATTTATGAAACGTAGAGAGAAACTCATCTACTGTCCTATTCTTCGAAAGCTCAAATCGGACACGCAGGTGCTTGTCCGGATCGGCATATCGGATAAAATATGCCTGAAGGATGGTACCACAGTCCTGATGCTCCCGCACAAATTCTTCCCAATACCCACCTATAAACTCATTTTGCCGGCTGTTCATACCGTATAGCTTCGCGTAGAACCAAGATTCTCCAGGCAGATAAGCATGGACTGTGTTTCTCAGTTGTTGCTCACTCTCTCTTGCAACCAATTCAAGAGAAGCTGCAGTCTCTTCCATAAAACGTTGCGTATCCACAGTCTGATTTCGAACGAGCGGACAAACAAACTCAGCCGTTAAATGTCCTTTTCCACAGGAGACAGGTGAATTGTCAAGACCACCAATGTGCTCTATCAAGGTAACCTTTCCTTTAGACTGGAGATCCCTGCATAATTGTTCGATATGCAGCGGATGATCCATATCCAGTAAAATACGATTATCTGATTCAATCATATAAACATAACGTGGTATGTTCCATTTCTCCTGAAATGAACCTATCTCCTTGACGAAGTCCACCATGTTCTTCGACGGGCTACTTGCTGTCTTACTTGCAATTCTCCACGTTCCCGGATAGAGAATAATATGCTTGTACCTGAGGCGTGGAGTAAAAGGGGCCTGAGCCACAAAACCCCACTCCATAGGTGACCAATGGCGATAGCCATTATCGCTAACCTCCACGAGAAAACGGTATATATTGGGAGTCAACTCCGCATTAAGCATGTGTCCTGGACTAGCAATGACCTCTCTATTGCGGCTCTTTGATTTTAAATAAAAGTGATCGTTCCGCACACCAACGACTAGATCGGAAATATGAATTTGTCGATCTTCCGGCATTGTATGATTAGTCCCTATTGCGATCTCATAAGGTCGGGTTTGTTTCGTTAACACTACATTTGCCGATCTTCCCGAGCTCGGCAAGTAAGATATTCCAGCCAGCAGCTTTTCGGGTTGCAAACGCTGCTCTTCCAACTGGATACTAGAGAAGATATCGTTAAAAGACTCCCCGAACAGGTCCAAAAATCTACCAAACGTCTTTCCTGCTGCATCAGACCCCTGATTAGGTGCTAGGAGCAGTGTATATTGGCCTTGATCCAAAGCCTGCTGGTCGGAAGCGATTAGCTGAAAAAATAATTCCATGGAAGGTGCTGCTAGCCATTTCTCCTCTTCCTGACCCTTTATCAATTCGTCTACCATGCCATCTGTCAATACAATTTCATACTTTCCTTCATGAATAGCAGATACAAACCATTGAAACAAAAGCTTCTCCTGATGCGATCTCGACTTGGATGGAGACATGTTCTGTAACCGTACTCGACGGCTCGTGGGGTGTTTATAGCCTGCCGGAGTCCCTAGCCCTGTGTCCTCATCCAGCAAATCCAGCAAAGGCACTTCCCGATATGGTCCGTATTTCTCCAAAAATTCCACACAAAACTCATTCAAAGGTCTGTTCTCACGCGTTGAAAGTTTGGTCAATAATTCAGCAACACACTCAATATCCTTACGTATGGAGTGCGGAAGAATGATACCTTGATCTTCCAGAGAGAGGTCGATTTGCAAGCTTGATTTCGCACTGAACATTTTGTTCATTTTTTGTCTTAAACTCTCTAGCAACTGTTCCCCTTGACCTATAGGAAGAAGATTATATTTAGCAGAAGTATCTGCGATGTTATCAAGATCCTCTTTTAACTCTTCAATACCTGTTACTGGGCTCAGAACAGATCGTATATGATTTAGCGGTTCAGTAGTCGTCGTAGGTGGAATAAGTTCGGAAATCAGAAATTCTTGCTCGAAAAGTTGCCACACATAACGTTCAATCACCTCAACATTAGCACCCTCAAATGTTTTGTTAAGATGATCGACTAAATCTAGATATGGTATGAAGGTTGAGCTTGCATCCATCACACAATCAAATACCTGAGTTATACGAACAGACACACTCTGATCTTCGCCATCAACCATACTGCCATGCCTTGTCGTATAAGGAATTTTAGCTCGGTTACCCTGACGATAAATTAATGTATTACTCCGAATCTGCAGCTGACGCACAATCTCTCTACGGCTTTCGACCATCTCAACTGCTTTCATTAGCCATTCCATGTCGGGTCTTGCACGCTTTTTAAACGTGTTCGTTTCTTGTAAAAAAAGATGCGATTGTTCCCCGAATCGCCCATATGTGATACCAGATAGTAAACCAAACGGTGTTGGCCGTGTAATCATTCTAATGATATAACGCATAAATGCTTTGATTACTTGTCCTTGTTTGCGCTGATTGTCTTGATTACTGATATGTACTAAAGATTCAAGCAAAGTGGGACTGGAAGCCGCTAGCGCTTCACGAATGAACGGATCGCGGGACAATTCCAATAGACGCTCTAATGCAATCTCCCTGGCATCTTCCCCCTCTTTAATACTGACCGGAAAGCATTTAGAAAACTCTTGGACGGGTAATACAGGAGTACGAAGCATGAAAAAATCTAACGTTTTGTACAGATTTTCTGTTGTCTTCATGAGGAACCTCCGTTCTAAAACAAACTTTTAAATTATTTTTTTTTGCCAACGTACAAAGCTGATAACTGAGCCGATCAATGTAATAGCGATTAAGCACATCCAAAAATTAAAGGAACCTTCCACCCTTAAAGCAAGCACAATTTGTTGAAAGGGATCCATTAGCAAGACAAGCGGTCTAACCACCTGATAAAGAGCGGCGGATAAAACAAAAATAGCAATAAAAGCAAACAAGGGTCTTGAAATAAACAAGCATACAGCACTACTCAACAACAACTTTGCCACACAGGCCAGTGTTAAAACTAAATAGAATGCAAGTGTATATGGGATTGCATCCGATGAGGGAGACGCTGTTCCTGAACCATATTTAAAAAAGGTGGAAGTATGAGGAAAAAGCAACCAGCCAGCTACTATACCTATCACTAGGGCCGTCCCTGTAAAGACGACTGTTGTAACCGATAAAGCGAGTAGCTTGCCAAGCCAGAATTGAAAACGACGATACGGTCTCAATACATATAGCCGATATGCTCCGGTATGAAGATCGCCACTTAACTGATCGACATACAGAATAGGCAACATGGCTAAGATTAAAAATAGAGAAATCTCGCTCATCATAAGCCAAGGCAGATTCAAATTATTAACAATTACCGTCCCTTCACCAAACCGAAATCGCATTGTACCATTCGTCTTGAGACTCCATATATTCACAAAAACAATAAGAAGCATTGCTATATATAATAAAAAAGTAGATTTACGATTCCAAATTCGCTCTAATTCACTCAACCAGATTCCAGACATACAGATCCTCCTAATACAAATAATCATCAGCTGTAAAACGACGGTAAGCCCACCCTGTAAAAAAAATCAGGTGGAACAAGACGGCAATCACAATCGCACCATTAACGGACCAATTCCATATCAGCGATTGATCCAGCCCCTTGTATTGTAAATATGGAATTAATAAAAAAGTAACCAGATTCTTTAAGAGTGGAATAGAAGAGAATACAGCAGCCAACTTCAAGTACAACGGATCAAATAACAAAACACCCAGATTGTACGTCATACAAATACCAATTGCATACGTTACACTTTTACTGCACATAGCAATAAAAGAATAGAGGGAACTGATAGCTAATAAAGAGGCAAATGCCCACCCATAGTATTCAAACGCTTGGAGCCATATTTGCCCGAAAATACCCATACCGTTTATATTATGTGAGAACCTCCAGACAACAACGATTACTTGCGAGGATATAGCATATACGATCAGAAGAAGTAAAATAGAAGTGTTCACAACTAATAGCTTACTCCAGAAAATCTGACCACGGGTAAAACGACGCATAAATAACAATCTCAGCTGTCCGCTCCTAAACTCCTCCGTAAATACAGCAGCCACCAAGGTAGCCACAGCAAAATTGCATATTAAATATAGATTTTCACGCAAGCCTGCAACAATGAAATTTCTGGATAAAACCTCCACAGGAACCCTTAACGTATGCAATATATATATCCCTGTCGAATAGACCAATACAGGGGTACATATAATTAGTAACCAGAACCATTTTCTTTTCCACAATCTCTCAAACTCGCTATAAATGAGTGTCTTCATAGTCCCATCAGCCCCATAAAAGCATCCTCTAACCGTTGACCCTCCTTGACAAGTTGATCGGCGCCTCCCTTCCAAATAAGCGTCCCTTCTTTGATGACAATCAGTTCGTCACACATT
This window contains:
- a CDS encoding ABC transporter ATP-binding protein, with protein sequence MTDIQANTNLESSTIWRSVRQGLKLFSLVFGMNKTYMVSSIFLHIVQGLMPVLTLIIMQNLLNSIVSSGTQGISLIMLQFGLFIAIHVLKSVVTMSQTFVEGTLEAVLSKSLNMMIGEKSSSLGLADYENSEINDQLKRASQEASYRPYQLYTQMAGILSSLVTMVSSATLIFLWKWWVVIILFVISLVSVYSIFKLNKEQFEIYMNRTPLYRESWYMTYLLTNDRAVKEVKIFNMSSYLLKRYGDLLQRFFVEDRRILGKRVTITFMYSLLELAVLLGVVWVAIRETFEKKILIGSLYGYIQAIMLTQSQMQALIQGIVQFSQNNLYMEQLFLFLQLPTSDPVRQQKEQALPTARDRNGNLCIEQISIEGVSFTYSGKTVPSIRDIHLTMSKGQTIAIVGKNGSGKSTLMKVLMQLYSNYEGVFKINGLPVQGYDLQQVQDKIGVVFQDFMHYEMSARHNIGFGSLERLEEDKELIRAAQYAAIDQIITDLPEGLDTQLGKWFEGGFQLSGGQWQRIAIARAFLRQADVYILDEPSSFLDPVAERDLLELFLELMKGSIGIFITHRTSSARLAHKIVVMDNGTIVEQGTHRELMLLDGLYAEMYNIQASSFNEEEALVQTGGRVSG
- a CDS encoding lantibiotic dehydratase, giving the protein MKTTENLYKTLDFFMLRTPVLPVQEFSKCFPVSIKEGEDAREIALERLLELSRDPFIREALAASSPTLLESLVHISNQDNQRKQGQVIKAFMRYIIRMITRPTPFGLLSGITYGRFGEQSHLFLQETNTFKKRARPDMEWLMKAVEMVESRREIVRQLQIRSNTLIYRQGNRAKIPYTTRHGSMVDGEDQSVSVRITQVFDCVMDASSTFIPYLDLVDHLNKTFEGANVEVIERYVWQLFEQEFLISELIPPTTTTEPLNHIRSVLSPVTGIEELKEDLDNIADTSAKYNLLPIGQGEQLLESLRQKMNKMFSAKSSLQIDLSLEDQGIILPHSIRKDIECVAELLTKLSTRENRPLNEFCVEFLEKYGPYREVPLLDLLDEDTGLGTPAGYKHPTSRRVRLQNMSPSKSRSHQEKLLFQWFVSAIHEGKYEIVLTDGMVDELIKGQEEEKWLAAPSMELFFQLIASDQQALDQGQYTLLLAPNQGSDAAGKTFGRFLDLFGESFNDIFSSIQLEEQRLQPEKLLAGISYLPSSGRSANVVLTKQTRPYEIAIGTNHTMPEDRQIHISDLVVGVRNDHFYLKSKSRNREVIASPGHMLNAELTPNIYRFLVEVSDNGYRHWSPMEWGFVAQAPFTPRLRYKHIILYPGTWRIASKTASSPSKNMVDFVKEIGSFQEKWNIPRYVYMIESDNRILLDMDHPLHIEQLCRDLQSKGKVTLIEHIGGLDNSPVSCGKGHLTAEFVCPLVRNQTVDTQRFMEETAASLELVARESEQQLRNTVHAYLPGESWFYAKLYGMNSRQNEFIGGYWEEFVREHQDCGTILQAYFIRYADPDKHLRVRFELSKNRTVDEFLSTFHKWTERLLHEGMIARVVIDTYEPEIERYGGSKLMIWAERMFSCDSEVTAKLVHLIRFNQVSLEADIIATLSVINLLYQFGYHEKAAFKLLNRYFDVKEYLEDFRKERKFFLQWMASDLETSDSIQSNLQAIESIFNIRKGAVEQYIHVLYEHEVEGLSTNTREDIVLSVIHMHLNRLLGIDRDRERKIMIMARHALNSLVQYRGNRQ
- a CDS encoding ABC transporter permease; translated protein: MSGIWLSELERIWNRKSTFLLYIAMLLIVFVNIWSLKTNGTMRFRFGEGTVIVNNLNLPWLMMSEISLFLILAMLPILYVDQLSGDLHTGAYRLYVLRPYRRFQFWLGKLLALSVTTVVFTGTALVIGIVAGWLLFPHTSTFFKYGSGTASPSSDAIPYTLAFYLVLTLACVAKLLLSSAVCLFISRPLFAFIAIFVLSAALYQVVRPLVLLMDPFQQIVLALRVEGSFNFWMCLIAITLIGSVISFVRWQKKII
- a CDS encoding ABC transporter permease gives rise to the protein MKTLIYSEFERLWKRKWFWLLIICTPVLVYSTGIYILHTLRVPVEVLSRNFIVAGLRENLYLICNFAVATLVAAVFTEEFRSGQLRLLFMRRFTRGQIFWSKLLVVNTSILLLLIVYAISSQVIVVVWRFSHNINGMGIFGQIWLQAFEYYGWAFASLLAISSLYSFIAMCSKSVTYAIGICMTYNLGVLLFDPLYLKLAAVFSSIPLLKNLVTFLLIPYLQYKGLDQSLIWNWSVNGAIVIAVLFHLIFFTGWAYRRFTADDYLY